A region from the Gossypium hirsutum isolate 1008001.06 chromosome A08, Gossypium_hirsutum_v2.1, whole genome shotgun sequence genome encodes:
- the LOC107927540 gene encoding uncharacterized protein isoform X1: protein MSHKALDSRHSVDACAFQLHSWRPFHLQQALDSSDPQLTPPKLSSSNGFHPKRPCLSDRTTSFSIDLSKLTLLDDDNNNNPISANPKRSGFRLFARKRRRRGSRSVSGRSSDRSGTRRCCSVGASAAYGTCSDFPVAIGTDSSGELFGNGGDSYWVSDVSEARNIRRERGDGGSGEKETLCGQIGVFDAQGNESGYGSEPGYRGDGEFGYGDEVDEEEDDNRLLLWGDHFGADSHSKMEIVGENTFSDQKAHHRCRRKKHDYRMVDSLS from the exons ATGTCGCACAAGGCTCTAGACTCCCGCCATTCAGTAGATGCTTGCGCCTTCCAGCTCCATTCGTGGAGACCTTTCCACCTCCAGCAAGCTCTAGACTCCTCCGATCCCCAACTTACTCCTCCTAAGCTTTCCTCCTCCAATGGCTTCCATCCCAAGCGTCCTTGCCTCTCCGATCGTACCACTTCTTTTTCTATTGATCTCTCCAAGCTAACCCTCCTCGACGATGATAACAACAACAACCCTATATCTGCCAATCCCAAGAGGAGTGGTTTCAGGCTGTTTGCCAGAAAACGCCGCCGCCGTGGGTCGAGGTCGGTTTCGGGTCGGAGCTCCGATCGAAGTGGGACTAGAAGGTGCTGTTCTGTGGGGGCTTCGGCAGCCTATGGTACGTGCTCGGATTTTCCTGTGGCGATCGGGACGGACTCGAGTGGGGAACTGTTTGGCAATGGTGGGGATTCGTATTGGGTCTCGGATGTGAGCGAGGCCCGGAATATCAGGAGGGAAAGAGGGGATGGTGGGAGTGGAGAGAAGGAGACTTTATGCGGGCAAATTGGGGTTTTTGATGCTCAAGGGAATGAATCTGGGTATGGGAGTGAGCCTGGGTATCGTGGGGATGGAGAGTTTGGATATGGGGATGAGGTTGATGAAGAAGAAGACGACAATCGGTTGTTGCTGTGGGGGGATCACTTTGGAG CAGATTCGCATTCAAAAATGGAGATTGTTGGGGAGAACACATTCTCTGATCAGAAAGCTCACCATAGATGCCGTCGCAAAAAACATGATTATAGAATGGTTGATTCCCTGAGTTAA
- the LOC107927540 gene encoding uncharacterized protein isoform X2 — translation MSHKALDSRHSVDACAFQLHSWRPFHLQQALDSSDPQLTPPKLSSSNGFHPKRPCLSDRTTSFSIDLSKLTLLDDDNNNNPISANPKRSGFRLFARKRRRRGSRSVSGRSSDRSGTRRCCSVGASAAYGTCSDFPVAIGTDSSGELFGNGGDSYWVSDVSEARNIRRERGDGGSGEKETLCGQIGVFDAQGNESGYGSEPGYRGDGEFGYGDEVDEEEDDNRLLLWGDHFGDSHSKMEIVGENTFSDQKAHHRCRRKKHDYRMVDSLS, via the exons ATGTCGCACAAGGCTCTAGACTCCCGCCATTCAGTAGATGCTTGCGCCTTCCAGCTCCATTCGTGGAGACCTTTCCACCTCCAGCAAGCTCTAGACTCCTCCGATCCCCAACTTACTCCTCCTAAGCTTTCCTCCTCCAATGGCTTCCATCCCAAGCGTCCTTGCCTCTCCGATCGTACCACTTCTTTTTCTATTGATCTCTCCAAGCTAACCCTCCTCGACGATGATAACAACAACAACCCTATATCTGCCAATCCCAAGAGGAGTGGTTTCAGGCTGTTTGCCAGAAAACGCCGCCGCCGTGGGTCGAGGTCGGTTTCGGGTCGGAGCTCCGATCGAAGTGGGACTAGAAGGTGCTGTTCTGTGGGGGCTTCGGCAGCCTATGGTACGTGCTCGGATTTTCCTGTGGCGATCGGGACGGACTCGAGTGGGGAACTGTTTGGCAATGGTGGGGATTCGTATTGGGTCTCGGATGTGAGCGAGGCCCGGAATATCAGGAGGGAAAGAGGGGATGGTGGGAGTGGAGAGAAGGAGACTTTATGCGGGCAAATTGGGGTTTTTGATGCTCAAGGGAATGAATCTGGGTATGGGAGTGAGCCTGGGTATCGTGGGGATGGAGAGTTTGGATATGGGGATGAGGTTGATGAAGAAGAAGACGACAATCGGTTGTTGCTGTGGGGGGATCACTTTGGAG ATTCGCATTCAAAAATGGAGATTGTTGGGGAGAACACATTCTCTGATCAGAAAGCTCACCATAGATGCCGTCGCAAAAAACATGATTATAGAATGGTTGATTCCCTGAGTTAA
- the LOC107927460 gene encoding mitochondrial zinc maintenance protein 1, mitochondrial, translated as MVRGKALSAYRALLRATRKSFAGDTLMLNASAVEVRQKFEANRHVTSEPEIQKLLEEAREASHFVSTMIVQAKLNERGGYEVKPSKEHAGATLEIPSEEIIRKSASQSKQ; from the exons ATGGTAAGAGGAAAAGCACTAAGCGCGTATAGGGCTCTTCTAAGAGCCACCCGCAAATCATTTGCCGGCGACACCTTGATGTTGAACGCCTCTGCCGTTGAGGTTCGTCAGAAATTTGAAGCCAATCGTCATGTCACCTCGGAGCCTGAGATCCAGAAACTCCTCGAGGAAGCACGGGAGGCCTCCCATTTCGTTTCCACCATGATTGTTCAAGCCAAGCTCAACGAACGCGGCGGCTACG AGGTGAAGCCGAGTAAGGAGCATGCAGGAGCTACTTTGGAGATTCCTTCCGAAGAGATCATCAGAAAATCTGCATCACAGTCTAAACAATGA
- the LOC107927372 gene encoding UDP-glucuronic acid decarboxylase 2 yields the protein MGSELIYRGSETQPSSDSYSPKPVKPWASVTRPIHYLLREQRLLFVFVGIAIATLIFTVFPTSPAPYVAPHSRFTTLIPDSITYFPIETQQKFSSAHRLGFGSANPTGKIPLGLKRKGLRIVVTGGAGFVGSHLVDRLIARGDSVIVVDNFFTGRKQNVMHHFGNPNFELIRHDVVEPLLLEVDQIYHLACPASPVHYKFNPVKTIKTNVVGTLNMLGLAKRVGARFLLTSTSEVYGDPLQHPQKETYWGNVNPIGVRSCYDEGKRTAETLTMDYHRGAGVEVRIARIFNTYGPRMCIDDGRVVSNFVAQALRKEPLTVYGDGKQTRSFQYVSDLVEGLMRLMEGEHIGPFNLGNPGEFTMLELAEVVQETIDPNAKIEFRPNTEDDPHKRKPDISRAKELIGWEPKVSLRKGLPLMVSDFRQRIFGDHKEGSNTNNASSS from the exons ATGGGGTCGGAGCTGATTTATAGAGGCTCTGAGACCCAGCCTTCTTCAGATTCATATTCGCCCAAACCCGTAAAACCATGGGCCTCCGTCACCCGCCCCATCCATTACCTCCTCCGTGAACAACGCCTCCTCTTCGTCTTCGTCGGCATTGCGATCGCCACCCTGATTTTCACCGTCTTCCCAACTTCACCCGCTCCGTACGTCGCTCCTCATAGCCGCTTCACCACCCTGATCCCCGATTCCATCACCTACTTCCCCATCGAGACCCAACAGAAGTTCTCCTCCGCGCACCGCCTCGGGTTCGGGTCGGCCAACCCGACAGGCAAGATCCCGTTGGGGCTGAAGCGGAAAGGTTTAAGAATCGTGGTAACGGGCGGAGCCGGGTTCGTGGGATCCCACCTCGTGGACCGTCTGATTGCCAGAGGAGACAGCGTGATCGTCGTTGATAATTTCTTCACCGGAAGGAAACAGAACGTGATGCACCACTTCGGCAACCCCAACTTCGAGCTTATCCGACACGACGTCGTTGAACCGTTGCTGTTGGAAGTTGACCAAATCTATCATCTCGCTTGCCCAGCTTCCCCAGTTCATTACAAATTCAATCCCGTGAAAACTATC AAGACAAATGTGGTGGGAACATTGAACATGTTAGGCCTGGCAAAAAGAGTAGGTGCTAGGTTCTTGTTGACCAGTACAAGCGAAGTCTATGGAGATCCACTGCAACATCCTCAGAAAGAAACTTATTGGGGCAACGTCAATCCCATCG GTGTCCGAAGCTGTTACGATGAGGGAAAGCGTACTGCTGAAACGTTGACCATGGACTATCACCGCGGAGCCGGCGTCGAG GTTAGGATTGCCAGAATTTTCAATACTTATGGACCACGTATGTGCATAGACGATGGTCGTGTTGTTAGCAATTTCGTAGCTCAG GCCTTAAGGAAGGAGCCATTGACTGTGTATGGTGATGGTAAGCAGACAAGGAGTTTTCAATATGTTTCTGATCTG GTGGAGGGTCTGATGCGGTTGATGGAAGGGGAACATATTGGACCTTTTAATCTTGGAAATCCAGGAGAATTTACCATGCTTGAGCTTGCCGAG GTGGTTCAAGAAACGATTGACCCGAATGCAAAGATAGAGTTCAGACCCAACACAGAAGATGATCCACACAAGAGGAAGCCTGATATCTCAAGAGCCAAAGAGCTAATTGGTTGGGAACCCAAGGTGTCGCTTCGAAAGGGTCTCCCTCTAATGGTTTCGGACTTCCGGCAACGTATATTTGGTGACCATAAGGAGGGCAGCAACACCAACAATGCATCATCATCTTAA